A portion of the Micromonospora tarapacensis genome contains these proteins:
- a CDS encoding acyltransferase family protein — protein sequence MRRLARLAARTPATRERYLDLLRALAVMLVVLGHWAIAAVYYDEQGRPDGHSALTAISWAYPLTWAVQVMPVFFLVGGYANAASLAAHRGRGGDPVGWLLGRSARLLRPTTALVLVLAGGALVARLAGAEPDQVRPIVWFATIPLWFLAAYLAVVPLTPPMYALHRRFGLLVPLVLVLLVAAGDLGRTLGPAWLALPGYLFGWLAVHQLGFAWYDARQGNCHPGGGLGLRTRCLPMSPGTAWAMLAGGLALAVLLTGPGPYPVSMINLPGQRLANAAPPSVALLAVATAQLGLILLLRQRAERWLHGSRPWQAVIAVNSVVLTVFLWHLSAAVLLIGALHGLGALPTPAAGSAAWWAWRLPWVLMLTVVLAILVAIFGPIEARTGRSTARRPPEPGPAGKTTRPRDDTGPRGGGRPGNRWAIGRGVLSVAGFAAVVYALAANGATAKTAPEPLGLPVAALVAYLAGAGALRLLRSGWGSRG from the coding sequence ATGCGCCGCCTGGCCCGACTCGCCGCCCGGACGCCGGCCACCCGGGAGCGCTACCTCGACCTGCTCCGGGCGCTGGCCGTCATGCTGGTCGTCCTCGGCCACTGGGCGATCGCGGCCGTCTACTACGACGAGCAGGGCCGGCCCGACGGCCACTCGGCGCTGACCGCGATCTCCTGGGCCTACCCGTTGACCTGGGCCGTTCAGGTCATGCCCGTGTTCTTCCTGGTCGGCGGGTACGCCAACGCCGCCTCGCTGGCCGCGCACCGCGGCCGTGGCGGTGATCCGGTCGGCTGGCTGCTCGGCCGCAGCGCCCGGCTGCTGCGACCCACCACCGCGCTGGTGCTGGTGCTCGCCGGCGGCGCGCTGGTCGCCCGGCTGGCCGGTGCCGAACCGGATCAGGTCCGCCCGATCGTCTGGTTCGCCACCATTCCGTTGTGGTTCCTCGCCGCCTACCTCGCGGTGGTGCCGCTGACCCCGCCGATGTACGCGCTGCACCGACGCTTCGGACTGCTGGTGCCGCTGGTCCTGGTGCTGCTGGTGGCCGCGGGGGACCTGGGCCGGACGCTCGGCCCGGCCTGGTTGGCGCTGCCGGGCTACCTGTTCGGTTGGTTGGCCGTCCACCAGCTCGGCTTCGCCTGGTACGACGCCCGCCAGGGGAACTGCCACCCGGGCGGTGGCCTCGGGCTCCGGACCCGGTGCCTGCCGATGTCGCCGGGAACGGCGTGGGCGATGCTCGCCGGCGGTCTCGCTTTGGCGGTGCTGCTGACCGGCCCCGGCCCGTACCCGGTGAGCATGATCAACCTGCCCGGCCAGCGGCTGGCCAACGCCGCGCCGCCCAGCGTGGCGCTGCTGGCCGTGGCCACCGCCCAGCTCGGGCTGATCCTGCTGTTGCGCCAGCGGGCCGAACGCTGGCTGCACGGCAGCCGGCCGTGGCAGGCGGTGATCGCCGTCAACTCGGTCGTGCTGACCGTGTTCCTGTGGCATCTCAGCGCGGCGGTGCTGCTGATCGGCGCGCTGCACGGGCTCGGCGCGCTGCCCACCCCGGCCGCCGGCTCCGCGGCCTGGTGGGCGTGGCGGCTGCCCTGGGTGCTGATGCTGACGGTGGTGCTGGCGATCCTGGTCGCGATCTTCGGCCCGATCGAGGCCCGCACCGGTCGCTCCACGGCGCGGCGGCCACCGGAACCGGGCCCGGCCGGCAAGACCACCCGGCCGCGGGACGACACCGGACCGCGGGGAGGCGGACGGCCGGGCAACCGGTGGGCGATCGGTCGCGGCGTGCTCAGCGTCGCCGGTTTCGCCGCCGTGGTGTACGCCCTGGCGGCCAACGGCGCCACCGCGAAGACCGCACCCGAGCCGCTCGGGCTGCCCGTCGCCGCACTGGTGGCGTACCTGGCCGGCGCGGGCGCCCTGCGCCTGCTCAGGTCTGGGTGGGGAAGCCGAGGTTGA
- a CDS encoding MurR/RpiR family transcriptional regulator, which produces MVDHEADTSAGTAVADAVGVDRRGALGVASDGVLARVRTGAAELTGALRRVAEHVLSDPEAAARATIVELAERSGTSPATVTRFCRAMGFDGYADLRLGIASETGRARSAGWTVDIGREIQPGDPLDRVLEQIMAADTRAMHDTAALLDLAEVERAAVAVAGASRVNIFGASGSALVGEEMQFSLHRIGVAAWAWNDVHSGLASAALLRPGDVALGISHSGQTREAIEMLAEGGSRGATTIALTGFRRSPLAELADIVLLTASQATTFRPDALSARHPQLVVLDLLYIAVAQRTHDRAHAAFRRTAQAVDGHKAARGASA; this is translated from the coding sequence ATGGTTGATCACGAGGCGGACACCTCCGCGGGCACCGCGGTGGCCGATGCCGTTGGGGTCGACCGCCGGGGCGCCCTGGGTGTCGCCTCCGACGGGGTACTGGCCCGGGTGCGCACCGGGGCCGCCGAGCTGACCGGCGCGCTGCGCCGGGTCGCCGAACACGTGCTCAGCGACCCCGAGGCGGCGGCCCGGGCCACCATCGTCGAGCTGGCCGAACGCAGTGGCACCTCGCCGGCCACGGTCACCCGCTTCTGCCGGGCGATGGGCTTCGACGGCTACGCCGACCTGCGGCTGGGCATCGCCTCCGAGACCGGCCGGGCCCGTTCGGCCGGCTGGACGGTCGACATCGGGCGCGAGATCCAGCCCGGCGACCCGCTCGACCGGGTGCTGGAGCAGATCATGGCCGCCGACACCCGGGCCATGCACGACACCGCCGCGCTGCTCGACCTGGCCGAGGTGGAGCGGGCCGCCGTCGCCGTCGCCGGTGCCAGCCGGGTGAACATCTTCGGTGCCAGCGGCAGCGCCCTGGTGGGCGAGGAGATGCAGTTCAGCCTGCACCGCATCGGGGTGGCCGCGTGGGCCTGGAACGACGTGCACTCCGGGCTCGCCTCCGCCGCACTGCTGCGCCCGGGTGACGTCGCGCTGGGCATCTCGCACAGCGGTCAGACCCGGGAGGCGATCGAGATGCTCGCCGAGGGCGGCAGCCGGGGCGCGACCACCATCGCGCTGACCGGCTTCCGGCGCTCGCCGCTGGCCGAGCTGGCCGACATCGTCCTGCTCACCGCCAGCCAGGCCACCACGTTCCGCCCGGACGCGCTGTCCGCCCGGCATCCGCAGCTGGTGGTGCTCGACCTGCTCTACATCGCGGTCGCCCAGCGCACCCACGACCGCGCCCACGCGGCCTTCCGGCGTACCGCCCAGGCCGTCGACGGGCACAAGGCCGCGAGGGGAGCCAGCGCATGA
- the ngcE gene encoding N-acetylglucosamine/diacetylchitobiose ABC transporter substrate-binding protein — MSVTPDLDRRTLLRRAAAAGLLVTPAAGLLSACAGSTPDQNDDNDAEKSNDNPFGLQDGSAVKVVIFNGGLGDAWAKEDQAIFSAKHPNVTVNMSSTQKIKTEEQPKMATQPSDLIMNSGADLMDLSTLVNEGAIEPLDDLLAAPAWDSEGTVADSLLPGTVSDGTFQGKFFVVYVAFTVWGNWYNGALFDREGWAPPKTFEEFFTLAPQIKAKGIAPYVYDAVHGYYPRWALMASIWKSAGKQAVVDIDNLKENAWRAEGILPALEAWEKLVKDKLVLPGKLDHTQSQQAWLDGKAAFIQVGTWLKNEMAATIPPGFEMKLSDYWGVSAADKAPKDVFAGAGEGFVVPSKAPNKAAAKEFLRAVLSKAGSAKFAELTKSLASTKGSGDNVQDPALATANELMKNAGSDLISVKLWDFYADLDKESQNLSQELMAGRLTAAQFVDKMQAAADKVAGDSSITKQTRNV, encoded by the coding sequence ATGTCCGTTACCCCCGATCTTGACCGCCGGACCCTGCTGCGTCGCGCGGCGGCTGCGGGCCTCCTGGTGACCCCCGCTGCTGGCCTGCTCAGCGCCTGCGCCGGCAGCACGCCGGACCAGAACGACGACAACGACGCGGAGAAGAGCAACGACAACCCGTTCGGCCTGCAGGACGGCAGCGCCGTGAAGGTGGTCATCTTCAACGGTGGGCTGGGTGACGCCTGGGCGAAGGAAGACCAGGCGATCTTCAGCGCCAAGCACCCGAACGTCACCGTCAACATGAGCTCCACCCAGAAGATCAAGACCGAAGAACAGCCCAAGATGGCGACGCAGCCCAGCGACCTCATCATGAACTCGGGCGCCGACCTGATGGACCTGAGCACGCTGGTCAACGAGGGCGCCATCGAGCCGCTGGACGACCTGCTCGCCGCCCCCGCCTGGGACAGCGAGGGCACGGTCGCCGACTCGCTGCTGCCGGGCACCGTCTCCGACGGCACCTTCCAGGGCAAGTTCTTCGTGGTCTACGTCGCGTTCACCGTGTGGGGCAACTGGTACAACGGCGCCCTGTTCGACCGCGAGGGCTGGGCCCCGCCGAAGACCTTCGAAGAGTTCTTCACCCTCGCCCCGCAGATCAAGGCCAAGGGCATCGCCCCGTACGTCTACGACGCCGTGCACGGCTACTACCCGCGCTGGGCGCTGATGGCCTCGATCTGGAAGTCGGCCGGCAAGCAGGCGGTCGTCGACATCGACAACCTGAAGGAGAACGCCTGGCGCGCCGAGGGCATCCTGCCGGCCCTGGAGGCGTGGGAGAAGCTGGTCAAGGACAAGCTGGTGCTGCCGGGCAAGCTCGACCACACCCAGTCGCAGCAGGCGTGGCTCGACGGCAAGGCCGCCTTCATCCAGGTCGGCACCTGGCTGAAGAACGAGATGGCCGCGACCATCCCGCCGGGCTTCGAGATGAAGCTCTCCGACTACTGGGGCGTGAGCGCCGCCGACAAGGCGCCGAAGGACGTCTTCGCCGGTGCCGGTGAGGGCTTCGTGGTGCCGAGCAAGGCCCCGAACAAGGCGGCGGCCAAGGAGTTCCTGCGCGCGGTGCTGTCGAAGGCCGGTTCGGCGAAGTTCGCCGAGCTGACCAAGTCGCTGGCGTCGACCAAGGGCTCCGGCGACAACGTGCAGGACCCGGCGCTGGCCACGGCCAACGAGCTGATGAAGAACGCCGGCTCGGACCTGATCTCGGTCAAGCTCTGGGACTTCTACGCCGACCTGGACAAGGAGAGCCAGAACCTCTCGCAGGAACTGATGGCCGGCCGGCTCACCGCCGCGCAGTTCGTCGACAAGATGCAGGCCGCCGCCGACAAGGTCGCCGGCGACTCGTCGATCACCAAGCAGACCCGCAACGTGTGA
- a CDS encoding carbohydrate ABC transporter permease, giving the protein MRHGVARFVTGFLALPVGLYLFYVVWPFLQAAGYSLTDWGGYSDRQQFVGLDNYLRLFSDELIRKAFWHNVFFLITVPFFTIALALFLAFLLNVGGREDKAGIRGVFGSGLYKVIFFFPQVLSLVVVAVMWQQIYRADGQGLINGVLMKLGLVSPDEPITFMYDPEPFLGVPAVLWWLLLIAVWSGAGFYMVLFSAAMQSIPKDVFEAAILDGAGRFHTFFRITLPLLRDTVSVAWVYLGFIALDMYALVFVMTPSQGGPNHASEIFASVLNFTAFQKGQFGYACAMGVALAIFTILLAALQLRITRRERIEY; this is encoded by the coding sequence ATGCGGCACGGTGTTGCGCGTTTCGTCACGGGTTTCCTGGCGCTGCCGGTCGGGCTGTACCTCTTCTACGTGGTGTGGCCCTTCCTACAGGCGGCCGGGTACTCGCTGACCGACTGGGGAGGCTACTCCGACAGGCAGCAGTTCGTCGGGCTGGACAACTACCTCCGGCTCTTCTCCGACGAGCTGATCAGAAAGGCGTTCTGGCACAACGTCTTCTTCCTGATCACCGTGCCGTTCTTCACCATCGCGCTGGCCCTGTTCCTCGCGTTCCTGCTCAACGTGGGCGGACGCGAGGACAAGGCCGGCATCCGCGGCGTCTTCGGCTCCGGTCTCTACAAGGTGATCTTCTTCTTCCCGCAGGTGCTGTCCCTGGTCGTCGTCGCGGTGATGTGGCAGCAGATCTACCGTGCCGACGGCCAGGGCCTGATCAACGGGGTACTGATGAAGCTCGGGCTGGTCAGCCCGGACGAGCCGATCACCTTCATGTACGACCCGGAGCCCTTCCTCGGCGTACCGGCGGTGCTGTGGTGGTTGCTGCTGATCGCGGTCTGGAGCGGTGCCGGCTTCTACATGGTGCTCTTCTCCGCGGCCATGCAGTCCATCCCGAAGGACGTCTTCGAGGCGGCGATCCTCGACGGCGCCGGGCGTTTCCACACCTTCTTCCGGATCACCCTGCCACTGCTGCGGGACACCGTCTCGGTGGCCTGGGTCTACCTGGGTTTCATCGCCCTGGACATGTACGCCCTGGTCTTCGTCATGACGCCGAGCCAGGGCGGCCCCAACCACGCCAGCGAGATCTTCGCATCGGTGCTGAACTTCACCGCCTTCCAGAAGGGTCAGTTCGGCTACGCCTGTGCGATGGGTGTGGCGCTGGCGATCTTCACGATCCTGCTGGCCGCGCTACAGCTGAGGATCACCCGTCGTGAGCGGATCGAGTACTGA
- a CDS encoding carbohydrate ABC transporter permease, producing the protein MSTVTHTPGGPAGTDQAPPPTRTPAQRAAVGGGRAGARFFNGFSHLFLAVWAIMVVYPLLWVVMSALKTDSEVIRKPLSLVPERLQWDNFARAWTEGHIGSFFFNTVLVLVGSVFLTMLLGSMAAYVLARYEFRGNRLIYYMFLSGLTLPIYLAAVPLFKGVYNTGVVLPFLGPNKHLMLILVYVAWSLAFTVFFMHSFFRTLPTAIAEAGMVDGASHSRLFFSVMLPMAKPGLISIGIFNVLGQWNQWYLPTLLMQSVAGEPKNQVISQGLIELSVNQGYRSDWSGLFAGVTMAMLPVLIVYIVFQRQVQSGLTAGVTK; encoded by the coding sequence ATGAGCACGGTGACCCACACTCCGGGTGGACCGGCCGGCACCGACCAGGCCCCGCCGCCGACCCGTACGCCGGCGCAGCGGGCCGCCGTCGGCGGCGGCCGGGCCGGGGCGCGGTTCTTCAACGGCTTCTCGCACCTGTTCCTCGCCGTCTGGGCGATCATGGTGGTCTACCCGCTGCTGTGGGTGGTGATGTCGGCGCTCAAGACCGACTCGGAGGTCATCCGCAAGCCGCTGTCGCTCGTTCCCGAGCGGTTGCAGTGGGACAACTTCGCCCGGGCCTGGACCGAGGGGCACATCGGTTCGTTCTTCTTCAACACCGTCCTGGTGCTGGTCGGCAGCGTCTTCCTCACCATGCTGCTCGGCTCGATGGCCGCCTACGTGCTGGCTCGCTACGAGTTCCGCGGCAACCGGCTGATCTACTACATGTTCCTGTCCGGGTTGACCCTGCCGATCTACCTGGCCGCGGTGCCGCTGTTCAAGGGCGTCTACAACACCGGCGTGGTGCTGCCGTTCCTCGGCCCGAACAAGCACCTCATGCTGATCCTGGTCTACGTCGCCTGGTCGCTGGCGTTCACCGTCTTCTTCATGCACTCGTTCTTCCGCACCCTGCCCACCGCGATCGCCGAGGCGGGCATGGTCGACGGGGCGTCGCACAGCCGGCTGTTCTTCAGTGTCATGCTGCCGATGGCGAAGCCGGGCCTGATCAGCATCGGCATCTTCAACGTCCTCGGCCAGTGGAACCAGTGGTACCTGCCGACCCTGTTGATGCAGTCGGTGGCCGGCGAACCGAAGAACCAGGTCATCTCGCAGGGCCTCATCGAGCTGTCGGTGAACCAGGGCTACCGCTCCGACTGGTCCGGGCTGTTCGCCGGGGTGACCATGGCGATGCTGCCGGTGCTCATCGTCTACATCGTCTTCCAGCGTCAGGTGCAGTCCGGCCTCACCGCCGGCGTCACCAAGTAG